From a region of the Panicum virgatum strain AP13 chromosome 2K, P.virgatum_v5, whole genome shotgun sequence genome:
- the LOC120689829 gene encoding septum-promoting GTP-binding protein 1-like, producing the protein MTTAAAVNAAAVAQLCAGARRRKPAQGPRVDLRWARLLRVAVVSRALRVVRDQLLACSSCGGGGGPGGGRGGRYRRLGPPALAPVDRGDACVPAGADDADDAAADDAENVVSLKVSLLGDCQIGKTSFMVKYVGDDGEEQNGLQMTGLNLMDKTMAVRGARIAYSIWDVAGDIQSIDHIPIACKDAVAILYMFDLTSRCTLNNILDWYERARRWNKTAIPILIGTKFDDFAQLPLEMQWAIVNQARAYARAMKATLFFSSATHNINVNKIFKFITAKLFNLPWTVERNLTIGEPIIDF; encoded by the exons atgaccaccgccgccgccgtgaacGCAGCGGCGGTCGCGCAGCTCTgcgccggcgcccggcgccgGAAGCCGGCGCAGGGGCCCCGGGTCGACCTGCGCTGGGCGCGCCTGCtccgcgtcgccgtcgtcaGCCGGGCGCTCCGCGTCGTGCGGGACCAGCTGCTCGCGTGctcctcctgcggcggcgggggaggacccggcggcggcaggggcggccgGTACCGCCGCCTCGGCCCGCCCGCGCTGGCCCCCGTCGACAGGGGCGACGCCTgcgtccccgccggcgccgacgacgccgaTGACGCGGCCGCGGACGACGCCGAGAACGTCGTCAGCCTCAAGGTCAGCCTGCTCGGCGACTGCCAGATCGGCAAGACAAGCTTCATG GTTAAGTATGTGGGGGATgacggggaggagcagaacGGCTTGCAGATGACGGGCCTGAATCTCATGGACAAGACGATGGCAGTCCGGGGAGCTCGGATTGCCTACAGCATCTGGGATGTAGCAG GAGACATCCAATCCATCGACCACATTCCAATCGCGTGCAAGGACGCCGTGGCGATCCTGTACATGTTCGATCTCACGAGCCGGTGCACGCTTAATAA TATTCTAGATTGGTACGAGAGGGCGAGGAGATGGAATAAG ACGGCTATTCCAATCCTAATCGGGACAAAGTTTGATGACTTTGCTCAGCTTCCTCTTGAAATGCAATGGGCCATCGTTAACCAG GCCAGGGCATACGCAAGAGCGATGAAGGCGACCCTCTTCTTCTCGAGCGCGACGCACAACATCAACGTGAACAAGATCTTCAAGTTCATCACGGCGAAGCTCTTCAACCTGCCGTGGACGGTGGAGCGCAACCTCACCATCGGCGAGCCCATCATAGACTTCTGA
- the LOC120689814 gene encoding glutamate receptor 3.4-like isoform X2: MGYAYFAAMLLCGFMVASGTTAANQNSTGDPARPAEVRIGALFTFDSVIGKAVRPAIELAVAHVNSDPSILRGTKLSVLMQDTNCSGFIGTIEALQLLAKDVIAVLGPQSSAVAHVISHTVNELHVPLISFAATDPTLSSLEYPYFVRSTQSDYYQMDAIASIISQYQWKQVITIHVDDDYGRGGIMALGDALAKRKCKIVYKAKLPPGAANTTIENILMQVNEMESRVYVIHVNPDSGLNVFSAAKSLGMMSSGYVWIATDWLSAVMDSSVHGTTDVMELTQGVLVLRQHVSHSDIQKALLSKWNLTRNGSAYSMRAYDSVWLVAHAAERLLSEGNTISFSADTNLRATKGSNLQLDSLRIFNNGNKLLENVWNVNFSGVSGPVQFTLDRNLIHPAYDILNIGGTGVRTIGYWSNISGLSVVAPENLYSSALNSSTNNVQLHSVIWPGQITEKPRGWEFSYHGKPMRIGVPLRTSYKEFVTQDNGPDGVKGFAVDVFKAAISLLPYPVSCDFVLFGDGLKNPSYSDLVQKVSENYFDAAIGDIAIVTNRTRLVDFTQPYIESGLIIVAPAKEVESNAWAFLKPFTFQMWCVLGVIFLFVGAVVWVLEHRTNTEFRGPPRQQIMTVCWFSFSTMFFAHRENTVSALGRFVLLIWLFVVLIINSSYTASLTSLLTVQELTSGIQGLDSLISSSSAIGYQVGSFSRNYLVDELNIAESRLVPLNSASDYARALELGSGNGGVAAIIDELPYVEIFLSKYCKFKTVGQVFTKSGWGFAFPRDSPLAEDLSTAILTLSENGNLQRIHDEWLSGTECSADNNGAASNALSLSSFWGLFLICGLACLLALVIFFLRIFCQYSRYSNQVEVQYPEPQIVSRSARLTTIKSLISFVDKKEEEVKNALKQRPNGTQHPSIGSTATEEQST, encoded by the exons ATGGGCTATGCTTACTTCGCCGCCATGCTTCTGTGTGGTTTCATGGTCGCCAGTGGAACCACGGCAGCTAACCAGAATAGCACCGGTGACCCCGCAAGGCCGGCAGAGGTGCGCATCGGTGCGCTGTTCACGTTTGACTCAGTTATTGGAAAGGCGGTGAGGCCCGCTATTGAGCTCGCTGTCGCGCATGTCAATTCTGATCCTAGTATACTCCGGGGGACGAAACTCAGTGTTCTTATGCAGGACACCAACTGCAGTGGATTTATTGGCACCATAGAAG CGTTGCAGCTTCTGGCTAAAGATGTAATCGCAGTATTAGGTCCACAATCCTCGGCTGTTGCTCATGTCATTTCCCACACTGTCAATGAACTCCATGTCCCTCTTATCTCTTTCGCAGCCACTGATCCTACCCTTTCTTCCCTTGAATACCCTTATTTTGTGAGGTCTACACAAAGTGATTACTACCAAATGGATGCTATCGCTAGCATCATTAGCCAGTATCAATGGAAACAGGTCATCACCATACATGTTGATGATGACTATGGTAGAGGTGGCATCATGGCACTAGGTGATGCCCTTGCAAAAAGAAAGTGTAAGATAGTCTACAAAGCTAAGTTACCGCCTGGTGCTGCAAATACTACAATCGAGAATATCTTGATGCAGGTTAATGAAATGGAGTCGCGTGTCTATGTTATCCACGTTAACCCTGATTCTGGTCTTAACGTGTTCTCAGCTGCAAAATCTTTGGGGATGATGAGCAGTGGCTATGTATGGATAGCAACAGACTGGCTGTCTGCAGTGATGGATTCATCTGTGCATGGTACTACTGATGTGATGGAACTTACACAGGGAGTTCTCGTGCTTAGGCAGCATGTTTCTCATTCTGACATTCAAAAAGCATTGTTGTCCAAGTGGAATCTTACCAGGAATGGAAGTGCTTACTCTATGCGTGCTTATGACTCTGTATGGTTAGTTGCTCATGCTGCTGAGCGCCTTTTGAGTGAAGGGAATACGATATCCTTTTCTGCAGACACAAATCTGCGAGCTACAAAAGGAAGTAACCTTCAGTTAGATTCTCTCAGGATTTTCAATAATGGAAATAAACTACTGGAGAACGTGTGGAATGTGAACTTCTCAGGGGTTTCTGGTCCAGTTCAATTTACCTTGGATCGGAATTTAATCCACCCAGCTTATGATATTCTGAACATTGGTGGTACAGGTGTAAGAACCATTGGATATTGGTCAAATATTTCTGGTCTCTCAGTCGTTGCCCCAGAAAACTTATATTCTTCAGCATTGAACTCTTCAACCAACAATGTACAGCTCCATAGTGTTATATGGCCTGGTCAGATTACTGAGAAGCCGCGTGGTTGGGAGTTTTCATATCATGGGAAGCCTATGAGGATTGGAGTACCTCTCCGAACAAGCTACAAAGAGTTTGTTACACAAGACAATGGACCTGATGGAGTAAAGGGGTTTGCAGTTGATGTCTTTAAAGCTGCAATAAGCTTGTTGCCCTATCCAGTTTCTTGCGATTTTGTTTTATTTGGAGACGGTTTGAAGAATCCTAGCTATAGTGACCTTGTCCAGAAGGTTTCTGAAAAT TACTTCGACGCCGCAATAGGGGACATTGCTATAGTGACGAACAGAACAAGACTTGTTGATTTTACCCAGCCATATATCGAATCGGGTCTCATTATTGTAGCTCCAGCAAAGGAGGTTGAATCAAATGCTTGGGCTTTTCTGAAACCATTCACCTTCCAGATGTGGTGTGTCCTAGGTGTTATCTTCCTCTTTGTTGGTGCAGTTGTTTGGGTACTTGAACACCGTACTAATACTGAGTTCCGTGGACCTCCAAGGCAACAAATTATGACAGTGTGCTG GTTTAGTTTCTCTACCATGTTCTTTGCACACA GAGAAAATACAGTCAGTGCACTTGGTAGATTCGTGCTGCTGATCTGGCTCTTTGTAGTGCTGATTATTAACTCAAGCTACACCGCAAGCTTGACATCACTTCTCACAGTTCAGGAGCTGACATCAGGGATTCAGGGCCTCGATAGCTTGATCTCGAGCTCAAGTGCAATTGGGTATCAAGTTGGATCTTTTTCCAGAAACTACCTTGTCGATGAGCTCAATATTGCTGAGTCCCGTTTGGTTCCACTAAACAGCGCATCAGATTATGCAAGAGCCCTTGAGCTAGGGTCAGGAAATGGTGGTGTGGCTGCAATTATCGATGAGCTTCCATATGTTGAGATCTTCTTGTCAAAATACTGCAAATTCAAGACCGTTGGTCAGGTTTTCACAAAAAGTGGATGGGGATTT GCCTTCCCAAGGGACTCCCCTCTTGCCGAGGACTTGTCAACAGCAATCCTGACACTATCAGAGAATGGTAATCTCCAGAGGATCCATGATGAATGGTTAAGTGGGACAGAGTGCAGTGCAGACAATAATGGGGCTGCGTCGAACGCCTTGAGCCTGTCAAGCTTCTGGGGCCTCTTCCTCATCTGTGGTCTTGCATGTCTCCTTGCTCTTGTGATTTTCTTCCTTCGCATATTTTGCCAGTACAGCAGGTATAGTAACCAGGTGGAGGTTCAATATCCTGAGCCCCAGATTGTAAGTCGGTCAGCAAGGCTAACTACCATCAAGTCATTGATATCGTTTGTTGATAAGAAAGAGGAGGAGGTGAAGAATGCTCTCAAGCAAAGACCAAATGGCACTCAGCATCCAAGCATAGGCAGTACGGCTACAGAAGAACAATCCACATGA
- the LOC120689814 gene encoding glutamate receptor 3.4-like isoform X1 — MDGSKVVKNATLSSWSSEMGYAYFAAMLLCGFMVASGTTAANQNSTGDPARPAEVRIGALFTFDSVIGKAVRPAIELAVAHVNSDPSILRGTKLSVLMQDTNCSGFIGTIEALQLLAKDVIAVLGPQSSAVAHVISHTVNELHVPLISFAATDPTLSSLEYPYFVRSTQSDYYQMDAIASIISQYQWKQVITIHVDDDYGRGGIMALGDALAKRKCKIVYKAKLPPGAANTTIENILMQVNEMESRVYVIHVNPDSGLNVFSAAKSLGMMSSGYVWIATDWLSAVMDSSVHGTTDVMELTQGVLVLRQHVSHSDIQKALLSKWNLTRNGSAYSMRAYDSVWLVAHAAERLLSEGNTISFSADTNLRATKGSNLQLDSLRIFNNGNKLLENVWNVNFSGVSGPVQFTLDRNLIHPAYDILNIGGTGVRTIGYWSNISGLSVVAPENLYSSALNSSTNNVQLHSVIWPGQITEKPRGWEFSYHGKPMRIGVPLRTSYKEFVTQDNGPDGVKGFAVDVFKAAISLLPYPVSCDFVLFGDGLKNPSYSDLVQKVSENYFDAAIGDIAIVTNRTRLVDFTQPYIESGLIIVAPAKEVESNAWAFLKPFTFQMWCVLGVIFLFVGAVVWVLEHRTNTEFRGPPRQQIMTVCWFSFSTMFFAHRENTVSALGRFVLLIWLFVVLIINSSYTASLTSLLTVQELTSGIQGLDSLISSSSAIGYQVGSFSRNYLVDELNIAESRLVPLNSASDYARALELGSGNGGVAAIIDELPYVEIFLSKYCKFKTVGQVFTKSGWGFAFPRDSPLAEDLSTAILTLSENGNLQRIHDEWLSGTECSADNNGAASNALSLSSFWGLFLICGLACLLALVIFFLRIFCQYSRYSNQVEVQYPEPQIVSRSARLTTIKSLISFVDKKEEEVKNALKQRPNGTQHPSIGSTATEEQST, encoded by the exons ATGGACGG ATCAAAGGTCGTCAAGAACGCGACACTTTCTTCCTGGTCCTCGGAGATGGGCTATGCTTACTTCGCCGCCATGCTTCTGTGTGGTTTCATGGTCGCCAGTGGAACCACGGCAGCTAACCAGAATAGCACCGGTGACCCCGCAAGGCCGGCAGAGGTGCGCATCGGTGCGCTGTTCACGTTTGACTCAGTTATTGGAAAGGCGGTGAGGCCCGCTATTGAGCTCGCTGTCGCGCATGTCAATTCTGATCCTAGTATACTCCGGGGGACGAAACTCAGTGTTCTTATGCAGGACACCAACTGCAGTGGATTTATTGGCACCATAGAAG CGTTGCAGCTTCTGGCTAAAGATGTAATCGCAGTATTAGGTCCACAATCCTCGGCTGTTGCTCATGTCATTTCCCACACTGTCAATGAACTCCATGTCCCTCTTATCTCTTTCGCAGCCACTGATCCTACCCTTTCTTCCCTTGAATACCCTTATTTTGTGAGGTCTACACAAAGTGATTACTACCAAATGGATGCTATCGCTAGCATCATTAGCCAGTATCAATGGAAACAGGTCATCACCATACATGTTGATGATGACTATGGTAGAGGTGGCATCATGGCACTAGGTGATGCCCTTGCAAAAAGAAAGTGTAAGATAGTCTACAAAGCTAAGTTACCGCCTGGTGCTGCAAATACTACAATCGAGAATATCTTGATGCAGGTTAATGAAATGGAGTCGCGTGTCTATGTTATCCACGTTAACCCTGATTCTGGTCTTAACGTGTTCTCAGCTGCAAAATCTTTGGGGATGATGAGCAGTGGCTATGTATGGATAGCAACAGACTGGCTGTCTGCAGTGATGGATTCATCTGTGCATGGTACTACTGATGTGATGGAACTTACACAGGGAGTTCTCGTGCTTAGGCAGCATGTTTCTCATTCTGACATTCAAAAAGCATTGTTGTCCAAGTGGAATCTTACCAGGAATGGAAGTGCTTACTCTATGCGTGCTTATGACTCTGTATGGTTAGTTGCTCATGCTGCTGAGCGCCTTTTGAGTGAAGGGAATACGATATCCTTTTCTGCAGACACAAATCTGCGAGCTACAAAAGGAAGTAACCTTCAGTTAGATTCTCTCAGGATTTTCAATAATGGAAATAAACTACTGGAGAACGTGTGGAATGTGAACTTCTCAGGGGTTTCTGGTCCAGTTCAATTTACCTTGGATCGGAATTTAATCCACCCAGCTTATGATATTCTGAACATTGGTGGTACAGGTGTAAGAACCATTGGATATTGGTCAAATATTTCTGGTCTCTCAGTCGTTGCCCCAGAAAACTTATATTCTTCAGCATTGAACTCTTCAACCAACAATGTACAGCTCCATAGTGTTATATGGCCTGGTCAGATTACTGAGAAGCCGCGTGGTTGGGAGTTTTCATATCATGGGAAGCCTATGAGGATTGGAGTACCTCTCCGAACAAGCTACAAAGAGTTTGTTACACAAGACAATGGACCTGATGGAGTAAAGGGGTTTGCAGTTGATGTCTTTAAAGCTGCAATAAGCTTGTTGCCCTATCCAGTTTCTTGCGATTTTGTTTTATTTGGAGACGGTTTGAAGAATCCTAGCTATAGTGACCTTGTCCAGAAGGTTTCTGAAAAT TACTTCGACGCCGCAATAGGGGACATTGCTATAGTGACGAACAGAACAAGACTTGTTGATTTTACCCAGCCATATATCGAATCGGGTCTCATTATTGTAGCTCCAGCAAAGGAGGTTGAATCAAATGCTTGGGCTTTTCTGAAACCATTCACCTTCCAGATGTGGTGTGTCCTAGGTGTTATCTTCCTCTTTGTTGGTGCAGTTGTTTGGGTACTTGAACACCGTACTAATACTGAGTTCCGTGGACCTCCAAGGCAACAAATTATGACAGTGTGCTG GTTTAGTTTCTCTACCATGTTCTTTGCACACA GAGAAAATACAGTCAGTGCACTTGGTAGATTCGTGCTGCTGATCTGGCTCTTTGTAGTGCTGATTATTAACTCAAGCTACACCGCAAGCTTGACATCACTTCTCACAGTTCAGGAGCTGACATCAGGGATTCAGGGCCTCGATAGCTTGATCTCGAGCTCAAGTGCAATTGGGTATCAAGTTGGATCTTTTTCCAGAAACTACCTTGTCGATGAGCTCAATATTGCTGAGTCCCGTTTGGTTCCACTAAACAGCGCATCAGATTATGCAAGAGCCCTTGAGCTAGGGTCAGGAAATGGTGGTGTGGCTGCAATTATCGATGAGCTTCCATATGTTGAGATCTTCTTGTCAAAATACTGCAAATTCAAGACCGTTGGTCAGGTTTTCACAAAAAGTGGATGGGGATTT GCCTTCCCAAGGGACTCCCCTCTTGCCGAGGACTTGTCAACAGCAATCCTGACACTATCAGAGAATGGTAATCTCCAGAGGATCCATGATGAATGGTTAAGTGGGACAGAGTGCAGTGCAGACAATAATGGGGCTGCGTCGAACGCCTTGAGCCTGTCAAGCTTCTGGGGCCTCTTCCTCATCTGTGGTCTTGCATGTCTCCTTGCTCTTGTGATTTTCTTCCTTCGCATATTTTGCCAGTACAGCAGGTATAGTAACCAGGTGGAGGTTCAATATCCTGAGCCCCAGATTGTAAGTCGGTCAGCAAGGCTAACTACCATCAAGTCATTGATATCGTTTGTTGATAAGAAAGAGGAGGAGGTGAAGAATGCTCTCAAGCAAAGACCAAATGGCACTCAGCATCCAAGCATAGGCAGTACGGCTACAGAAGAACAATCCACATGA